The following proteins are encoded in a genomic region of Streptomyces sp. NBC_01723:
- a CDS encoding DUF6314 family protein, producing the protein MGESWPVPDVLAYLAGRWHTERTVRDLTNGAEGRFEGTTAFDALPEGGLLSRESGAFNWQGVTRPAERTLRYAPGSSPGTADVRFADGRPFHGLDLASGRHVADHPCAADLYRGEFTVQGPDRWRTVWRVGGPAKDLLLTTDYLRGTPDARPTAEASPRTADSSGPPGP; encoded by the coding sequence ATGGGCGAGTCGTGGCCGGTGCCGGACGTGCTGGCGTATCTCGCGGGCCGGTGGCACACCGAGCGGACGGTGCGGGACCTGACGAATGGCGCGGAGGGCCGCTTCGAGGGGACCACCGCGTTCGACGCGCTGCCGGAGGGCGGGCTGCTGAGCCGGGAGTCCGGTGCCTTCAACTGGCAGGGCGTGACCCGGCCCGCGGAGCGGACGCTGCGCTATGCGCCGGGGAGCTCTCCGGGCACCGCCGACGTGCGCTTCGCGGACGGCCGCCCCTTCCACGGCCTCGACCTGGCCTCGGGACGCCATGTGGCCGACCATCCGTGCGCCGCCGACCTCTACCGCGGCGAGTTCACCGTCCAGGGCCCGGACCGCTGGCGGACGGTGTGGCGGGTGGGCGGCCCGGCCAAGGACCTGCTGCTCACCACGGATTATCTTCGCGGAACGCCGGATGCGCGGCCCACTGCGGAGGCGTCCCCTCGAACCGCAGACTCCAGCGGCCCGCCCGGCCCGTGA
- a CDS encoding histidine phosphatase family protein: MALRVTFVASARSSPLLAERFDDDRPLDQAGWDEALRAAGGLLSLAAAELRYCSPTPRSRATGDALGCAPLVQLALRDCDMGRWRGLTLAEAMAREPAAVDAWLADPWSAPHGGESLLVFISRVGGWLDTRPGEHGDRIVAVAEPSVIRAALVYALRAPPATYWNLDVRPLSATTLTGRAGRWSLRFEGTPPQWAAHPAFREDNPW, translated from the coding sequence ATGGCGCTTCGGGTCACGTTCGTCGCCTCCGCACGCAGCTCACCGCTGCTCGCCGAGCGCTTCGACGACGACCGGCCGCTGGACCAGGCCGGATGGGACGAGGCGCTCCGTGCCGCGGGCGGTCTGCTGTCGCTGGCGGCCGCCGAGCTGCGCTACTGCTCGCCCACGCCCCGCAGCCGCGCCACCGGGGACGCCCTCGGCTGCGCGCCGCTGGTCCAACTCGCCCTGCGGGACTGCGACATGGGCCGCTGGCGCGGACTGACGCTCGCCGAGGCCATGGCCCGCGAGCCCGCGGCGGTGGACGCCTGGCTCGCCGACCCGTGGTCGGCCCCGCACGGCGGGGAGTCGCTGCTGGTCTTCATCAGCCGGGTCGGCGGCTGGCTCGACACCCGCCCGGGCGAGCACGGCGACCGCATCGTCGCCGTCGCCGAGCCCTCCGTGATCCGGGCCGCGCTGGTCTACGCGCTGCGGGCGCCACCGGCGACGTACTGGAACCTGGACGTGCGGCCCCTCTCGGCGACCACGCTCACGGGCCGGGCGGGCCGCTGGAGTCTGCGGTTCGAGGGGACGCCTCCGCAGTGGGCCGCGCATCCGGCGTTCCGCGAAGATAATCCGTGGTGA
- a CDS encoding aminotransferase-like domain-containing protein: protein MQERSSVADLVSELRGELDRYSPGGKLPSSRALVDRFRVSPVTVSRALAQLAAEGLVVTRPGAGAFRARPRPTAAPTGDTSWQEVALSADGAADLVPRTVDASGVLVSLAAPPPGVVEFNGGYLHPSLQPERAMAAALARAGRRPGAWGRPPMEGLPELREWFARGIGGAITAAEVLITAGGQSALTTALRALTPPGTPVLVESPTYPGMLAIARAAGLRPVPVPVDADGVRPSLLADAFRATGARVLVCQPLFQNPTGAVLAPERRGEVLRIARAAGAFVVEDDFVRRLVHEDAGPLPAPLAADDPDGVVVHVCSLTKATSPSFRVSALAARGPVLERLRAIQVVDTFFVPRPLQEAALELVGSPAWPRHLRAIAAELKDRRDAMTSALRLSLPEVSLPHIPSGGYHLWLRLPDGTDEVALTAAALRAGVAITPGRPYFSAEPPAAHLRLSFAAVAGAGEIAEGVRRLRTACTETWGG from the coding sequence ATGCAAGAGCGTAGCAGTGTCGCTGACCTGGTGAGTGAGTTGCGGGGAGAACTGGACCGCTACTCGCCCGGCGGAAAGCTCCCGTCGAGCCGGGCCCTCGTCGACCGGTTCCGGGTGAGCCCGGTGACCGTCTCCCGGGCCCTGGCGCAGCTGGCGGCCGAGGGACTGGTGGTCACCCGGCCCGGCGCCGGCGCCTTCCGTGCCCGGCCGCGCCCCACGGCCGCACCCACGGGGGACACCTCCTGGCAGGAGGTCGCGCTCAGCGCCGACGGTGCCGCCGACCTCGTACCGCGCACGGTGGACGCCTCGGGCGTGCTGGTCTCGCTGGCCGCCCCGCCGCCCGGCGTCGTGGAGTTCAACGGCGGCTACCTGCACCCGTCGCTCCAGCCCGAGCGCGCGATGGCCGCGGCCCTGGCGCGGGCCGGGCGGCGGCCCGGTGCGTGGGGGCGGCCGCCGATGGAGGGGCTGCCGGAGCTGCGGGAGTGGTTCGCGCGCGGGATCGGCGGAGCCATCACGGCCGCGGAGGTGCTGATCACGGCGGGCGGGCAGTCCGCGCTGACCACCGCCCTGCGCGCCCTCACCCCGCCCGGCACCCCCGTGCTGGTCGAGTCGCCGACGTACCCCGGCATGCTGGCCATCGCGCGGGCGGCCGGACTGCGCCCGGTGCCGGTCCCCGTGGACGCCGACGGTGTCCGCCCGTCCCTGCTCGCCGACGCCTTCCGGGCCACTGGCGCCCGTGTCCTGGTCTGCCAGCCCCTCTTCCAGAACCCGACCGGTGCCGTGCTCGCCCCCGAGCGGCGCGGTGAGGTGCTGCGCATCGCGCGGGCGGCCGGCGCCTTCGTGGTGGAGGACGACTTCGTACGGCGGCTGGTGCACGAGGACGCCGGACCGCTGCCGGCGCCGCTCGCCGCCGACGACCCGGACGGCGTCGTGGTCCACGTCTGCTCGCTGACCAAGGCGACCTCGCCCAGCTTCCGGGTCAGCGCGCTGGCCGCACGCGGGCCGGTCCTGGAGCGGCTGCGGGCCATCCAGGTCGTCGACACCTTCTTCGTGCCCCGGCCGCTCCAGGAGGCGGCGCTGGAACTGGTGGGGTCACCCGCCTGGCCGCGCCATCTGCGCGCGATCGCCGCCGAGTTGAAGGACCGGCGGGACGCGATGACGTCCGCGCTGCGGCTGAGCCTGCCCGAGGTGTCGCTGCCGCACATCCCGTCCGGCGGATACCACCTGTGGCTCCGCCTGCCCGACGGCACCGACGAGGTCGCGCTCACCGCGGCCGCCCTGCGCGCGGGCGTGGCGATCACCCCGGGCCGCCCCTACTTCAGCGCCGAACCCCCCGCCGCCCACCTCCGGCTGAGCTTCGCGGCGGTGGCGGGCGCCGGCGAGATCGCCGAAGGCGTACGACGGCTGCGCACCGCCTGCACGGAGACGTGGGGCGGCTGA
- a CDS encoding DMT family transporter: MRAQSSATAPSGIAVGGPTASTGGRSSGTLLAALGVVAFSLTFPATAWGLEGFGPWSLIAVRSILAAVIAGGCLLVLRVAFPERRHWAGLAVVGAGVVLGFPLLTTLALQTSTTAHAAVVVGLLPLTTALFSALRIGTRPSRTFWLAALAGAAAVIAFTVQQSGGALTSADAYLFAALLVCAAGYTEGGRLARVMPGWHVIGWALVLCLPLTVPMAAVALSFEPVHLTAHSVTGLLWVAAGSQFLGLVVWYRGMAAIGIPKASQLQLAQPLLTLVWSVLLLGEHLTVAAPLTAAAVLVCIAVTQRARG; this comes from the coding sequence ATGAGAGCACAGAGTAGCGCTACCGCACCGTCCGGGATAGCAGTGGGCGGTCCGACCGCGAGCACCGGCGGCCGGTCCTCCGGCACGCTGCTGGCCGCGCTCGGCGTCGTCGCCTTCTCCCTCACCTTCCCGGCCACCGCCTGGGGCCTGGAGGGCTTCGGCCCCTGGTCCCTGATCGCGGTGCGCAGCATCCTGGCCGCGGTGATCGCCGGGGGCTGCCTGCTCGTACTGCGCGTGGCGTTCCCCGAGCGGCGGCACTGGGCGGGGCTCGCGGTGGTCGGCGCCGGGGTGGTCCTGGGCTTTCCGCTCCTGACCACGCTCGCCCTCCAGACGTCGACGACCGCGCACGCCGCCGTCGTGGTCGGCCTCCTCCCGCTGACGACCGCGCTGTTCTCGGCCCTGCGCATCGGCACCCGGCCCTCGCGCACCTTCTGGCTCGCCGCCCTGGCGGGTGCGGCGGCCGTGATCGCCTTCACGGTGCAGCAGAGCGGCGGGGCGCTGACCTCGGCCGACGCCTATCTCTTCGCGGCGCTGCTGGTGTGCGCGGCCGGCTACACGGAGGGCGGCCGGCTGGCCCGGGTGATGCCGGGCTGGCACGTGATCGGCTGGGCGCTGGTGCTGTGTCTGCCGCTGACGGTGCCGATGGCCGCGGTCGCCCTGTCGTTCGAGCCGGTGCACCTGACGGCGCACAGCGTGACCGGGCTGCTGTGGGTGGCGGCGGGCTCGCAGTTCCTCGGCCTGGTCGTCTGGTACCGGGGCATGGCGGCCATCGGGATCCCGAAGGCCAGCCAGTTGCAGCTGGCCCAGCCGCTGCTCACACTGGTGTGGTCGGTACTTCTCCTGGGCGAGCACCTGACGGTGGCCGCTCCGCTGACGGCCGCGGCGGTACTGGTGTGCATCGCGGTCACCCAGCGGGCCCGGGGCTGA
- a CDS encoding DUF1918 domain-containing protein: MHAMKGDQLVQHGRVVGEHDKVGEIVEVLGEKGSPPYRVRFEDGHEGVCSPGPDTEIRHREIQL, translated from the coding sequence ATGCACGCAATGAAGGGCGACCAGCTGGTGCAGCACGGCCGGGTGGTCGGTGAACACGACAAGGTCGGCGAGATCGTCGAGGTTCTGGGCGAGAAGGGCTCTCCCCCGTACCGGGTCCGGTTCGAGGACGGGCACGAGGGCGTGTGCTCGCCCGGACCCGACACCGAGATCCGGCACCGGGAGATCCAGCTCTAG
- a CDS encoding glycoside hydrolase family 10 protein, whose protein sequence is MGGVSRRAFAVAALSAFTMAPAASAAPVSASEPPVRRAAAGMRGMWLATVAGRDWPTRAGLGAAEQRAELVEHLDNAVRHRLNTVFLQVRPTADALWPSPYEPWSQYLSGSQGRDPGWDPLGTAVEEAHARGLELHAWFNPYRVSLHDDPSHLVPAHPARKHPEWVVPYGGKLYYNPGLPEVRAFVQDAMLDAVEKYAVDGVHFDDYFYPYPVTGESFDDGVAFSTFGAGFGSRADWRRDNIDRLVRETAARVRKVRPSARFGVSPFGVWRNAATDERGSDTRAGVQTYDDLYADTRKWVREGWLDYVVPQLYWSIGQNGADYAKLLPWWAEVAEGSRTQLYVGEALYKAGDQAQPAAWQDPAELSRHLTLAARYPQVRGHVFFSAKDVAEDQGGAMARLTADHYTLPATAPR, encoded by the coding sequence ATGGGCGGTGTCTCGCGTCGTGCCTTCGCGGTGGCGGCGTTGTCGGCGTTCACCATGGCGCCCGCGGCGTCGGCGGCGCCGGTCTCCGCGTCGGAACCGCCGGTGCGCCGCGCCGCCGCCGGGATGCGGGGCATGTGGCTCGCCACGGTGGCCGGCCGCGACTGGCCCACCCGCGCCGGGCTGGGCGCCGCGGAGCAGCGCGCGGAACTGGTCGAGCACCTGGACAACGCGGTCCGGCACCGGCTGAACACGGTGTTCCTCCAGGTGCGGCCGACGGCCGACGCGCTGTGGCCCTCGCCGTACGAGCCGTGGTCGCAGTACCTGTCCGGCAGCCAGGGACGCGACCCGGGCTGGGACCCGCTGGGCACGGCGGTCGAGGAGGCGCACGCCCGCGGCCTGGAGCTGCACGCCTGGTTCAACCCGTACCGGGTCTCCCTGCACGACGATCCGAGCCACCTGGTCCCCGCCCACCCCGCGCGCAAGCACCCCGAGTGGGTGGTGCCGTACGGCGGGAAGCTCTACTACAACCCCGGGCTGCCCGAGGTCCGGGCCTTCGTCCAGGACGCGATGCTCGACGCGGTGGAGAAGTACGCCGTGGACGGCGTCCACTTCGACGACTACTTCTACCCCTATCCGGTCACCGGCGAGAGCTTCGACGACGGCGTGGCCTTCAGCACCTTCGGCGCCGGCTTCGGCAGCCGGGCCGACTGGCGGCGGGACAACATCGACCGGCTGGTGCGCGAGACCGCGGCACGCGTCAGGAAGGTCCGCCCGTCCGCCCGGTTCGGGGTGAGCCCCTTCGGGGTGTGGCGCAACGCGGCCACCGACGAGCGCGGCTCGGACACCCGGGCGGGCGTCCAGACGTACGACGACCTGTACGCGGACACCCGCAAGTGGGTGCGCGAGGGCTGGCTCGACTACGTCGTGCCGCAGCTGTACTGGAGCATCGGCCAGAACGGCGCGGACTACGCGAAGCTGCTCCCCTGGTGGGCCGAGGTGGCCGAGGGCAGCCGGACGCAGCTGTACGTGGGCGAGGCGCTGTACAAGGCCGGGGACCAGGCGCAGCCCGCCGCCTGGCAGGACCCGGCCGAGCTGTCCCGGCACCTCACGCTGGCCGCCCGCTACCCGCAGGTGCGCGGACACGTCTTCTTCTCCGCCAAGGACGTGGCGGAGGACCAGGGCGGTGCGATGGCGCGGCTGACGGCGGACCACTACACGCTGCCGGCCACCGCACCGCGCTGA
- a CDS encoding 3-hydroxybutyryl-CoA dehydrogenase, giving the protein MTGISGDIARVGVVGCGQMGAGIAEVCARSGLEVMVAETTGEALEIGRTRLYNSLAKAAERGKITEEERDATQARLSFTTDLGEFADRDLVIEAVVENEQVKTEIFQVLDQVVTRPDAILASNTSSIPLVKLAVATSRPDHVIGIHFFNPAPVQQLVELIPALTTSEGTLSRAQLFTEKVLGKHAIRAQDRSGFVVNALLIPYLLSAIRMFESGIASREDIDNGMEMGCAHPMGPLKLADLIGLDTVSSVAYSMYEEYKEPLYAAPPLLQRMVDAGRLGRKSGSGFYSYG; this is encoded by the coding sequence GTGACCGGCATCTCGGGAGATATCGCACGCGTCGGCGTGGTGGGCTGCGGCCAGATGGGGGCGGGCATCGCCGAGGTGTGCGCCCGCTCCGGTCTGGAGGTGATGGTCGCCGAGACCACGGGCGAGGCTCTGGAGATCGGCCGCACCCGGCTGTACAACTCGCTGGCCAAGGCCGCCGAGCGCGGCAAGATCACCGAGGAGGAGCGGGACGCCACGCAGGCGCGGCTCAGCTTCACCACCGATCTCGGCGAGTTCGCCGACCGTGACCTGGTGATCGAGGCGGTCGTCGAGAACGAGCAGGTCAAGACCGAGATCTTCCAGGTGCTCGACCAGGTCGTGACCCGGCCGGACGCGATCCTGGCCTCCAACACCTCCTCGATCCCGCTGGTGAAGCTGGCGGTCGCCACCTCGCGGCCCGACCACGTCATCGGCATCCACTTCTTCAACCCGGCCCCGGTGCAGCAGCTGGTCGAGCTGATCCCGGCGCTCACCACCTCCGAGGGCACGCTGAGCCGGGCGCAGCTGTTCACCGAGAAGGTGCTCGGCAAGCACGCCATCCGCGCCCAGGACCGCTCCGGCTTCGTGGTGAACGCGCTGCTGATCCCGTACCTGCTCTCCGCGATCCGGATGTTCGAGTCGGGCATCGCGAGCCGCGAGGACATCGACAACGGCATGGAGATGGGCTGCGCCCACCCGATGGGCCCGCTGAAGCTGGCGGACCTGATCGGCCTGGACACGGTCTCCTCGGTGGCGTACTCGATGTACGAGGAGTACAAGGAGCCGCTGTACGCCGCTCCCCCGCTGCTCCAGCGCATGGTCGACGCGGGCCGCCTCGGCCGCAAGAGCGGTTCGGGCTTCTACTCCTACGGCTGA
- a CDS encoding NUDIX hydrolase, with amino-acid sequence MQWTKQSEQNVYANRWFSVNLADVELPDGRHLDHFLIRMRPVAVATVVNEANEVLLLWRHRFITDSWGWELAAGVVEDGEDVAVAAARELVEETGWRPGPLRHLMSVEPSNGLTDARHHVYWADEGTYVGHPVDDFESDRREWIPLKLVPDLVARGEVPAANMAAALLLLHHLRLGQDMPGLGRRAG; translated from the coding sequence GTGCAGTGGACGAAACAGAGCGAACAAAATGTGTACGCAAATCGCTGGTTCAGCGTCAATCTCGCCGATGTCGAACTACCGGACGGTCGGCACCTCGACCACTTCCTCATACGGATGCGTCCGGTGGCCGTGGCCACGGTCGTGAACGAGGCGAACGAGGTCCTCCTGCTGTGGCGGCACCGCTTCATCACCGACAGCTGGGGCTGGGAACTGGCGGCCGGCGTCGTCGAGGACGGCGAGGACGTCGCGGTGGCGGCGGCCAGGGAACTGGTGGAGGAGACCGGCTGGCGGCCGGGACCGCTGCGGCACCTGATGAGCGTGGAGCCGTCCAACGGGCTCACCGACGCCCGGCACCACGTCTACTGGGCCGACGAGGGCACGTACGTCGGGCACCCCGTGGACGACTTCGAGTCGGACCGCCGGGAGTGGATTCCGCTCAAGCTCGTTCCCGACCTGGTCGCCCGCGGGGAGGTCCCGGCCGCCAACATGGCGGCCGCGTTACTCCTGCTGCACCATCTCAGGCTCGGCCAGGACATGCCCGGCCTCGGCCGCCGGGCCGGCTAG
- a CDS encoding transcriptional regulator: MQPNTLLDAILDEAGISHAGLAAHVNQAGRARGLALRYEHTAVARWLKGQRPRGQVPDLICEVLASRLHRPVTLDDIGLGVPGEPAAPHTGSLSGFVERATALWRSDQQRRPHILGAPALTGTPAVMPVWEWENPPEDVDVSRGGRHRVTAADLEMLRCARAHYEQMYRKAGGMATRARIVGFLNSEAAPLLRGGYTDATGRQLHRATGGLVAVAGICAYDSDAHGLAQRYFHQALRLAKASGDQGLGAYVIALLVNQALFMREYRQAVAFAEAALRAAGRHITPALASDLYAMQAKAYAHLGDGSGALSCIRRAEQAAERIRRGYEPDETGYVQPGLVNVQVAEALLSLGELAAAGEHAAAAVDNPAHDRGRVHRLAMLSTIELRKGNADKAVATAVQMAEQARGMESQRLRDRLRAVREHLVRSGCAGTTEAAELIDGALRVPL, encoded by the coding sequence ATGCAGCCCAACACCCTGCTCGACGCGATCCTGGACGAGGCCGGGATCTCGCACGCGGGACTGGCCGCGCACGTCAACCAGGCGGGACGCGCCCGCGGGCTGGCGCTGAGGTACGAACACACCGCCGTCGCACGGTGGTTGAAGGGCCAGCGCCCGCGCGGTCAGGTGCCCGACCTGATCTGCGAGGTCCTCGCCTCCCGCCTGCACCGCCCCGTCACCCTCGACGACATCGGCCTCGGTGTGCCCGGCGAACCGGCCGCCCCGCACACCGGCTCGCTCTCCGGGTTCGTGGAGCGAGCCACCGCCCTGTGGCGCTCCGACCAGCAGCGGCGCCCGCACATCCTCGGTGCCCCCGCGCTCACCGGCACGCCCGCCGTGATGCCGGTCTGGGAGTGGGAGAACCCGCCCGAGGACGTCGACGTCTCCCGCGGCGGGCGGCACCGGGTGACCGCCGCCGACCTGGAGATGCTGCGCTGCGCGCGGGCCCACTACGAGCAGATGTACCGCAAGGCCGGCGGCATGGCGACCCGTGCCCGCATCGTCGGCTTCCTCAACTCCGAGGCCGCGCCGCTGCTGCGCGGCGGTTACACCGACGCCACCGGACGCCAACTGCACCGGGCCACCGGCGGCCTGGTGGCGGTCGCCGGGATCTGCGCGTACGACTCCGACGCGCACGGACTCGCGCAGCGCTACTTCCACCAGGCCCTGCGGCTCGCCAAGGCCAGCGGCGACCAGGGCCTCGGCGCCTACGTCATCGCGCTGCTGGTCAACCAGGCGCTGTTCATGCGGGAGTACCGGCAGGCCGTCGCCTTCGCCGAGGCCGCGCTGCGCGCCGCGGGCCGCCACATCACCCCGGCGCTCGCCTCCGACCTCTACGCGATGCAGGCGAAGGCGTACGCGCACCTCGGCGACGGCAGCGGCGCGCTGTCCTGCATCCGCCGGGCCGAGCAGGCCGCCGAGCGCATCCGACGCGGCTACGAGCCCGACGAGACCGGCTATGTCCAGCCCGGGCTGGTCAACGTCCAGGTCGCCGAGGCCCTGTTGAGCCTCGGGGAACTGGCCGCGGCCGGGGAGCACGCCGCGGCGGCGGTCGACAACCCGGCGCACGACCGCGGCCGGGTGCACCGGCTCGCCATGCTCAGCACCATCGAACTGCGCAAGGGCAACGCCGACAAGGCGGTGGCCACCGCCGTGCAGATGGCCGAACAGGCCCGGGGCATGGAGTCCCAGCGTCTGCGCGACCGACTCCGCGCGGTGCGCGAGCACCTGGTGCGCAGCGGCTGCGCGGGCACGACCGAGGCCGCCGAACTCATCGACGGGGCGCTGCGCGTACCGCTGTGA
- the pheT gene encoding phenylalanine--tRNA ligase subunit beta, with the protein MRVPLSWLREYVDLPATETGRDVQAKLISAGLEVETVEHLGADLKGPLVVGQVLTIEELEGFKKPIRFCTVDVGQANGTGEPQEIVCGARNFAVGDKVVVVLPGATLPGGFSISARKTYGKTSHGMICSGDELGMGDDGSHGIIVLPPETEVGRDAIELLELVDEVLDIAVTANRGDCLSIRGVAREAAIAYGLPLRDPALIDVPGPNAYGYPVKIADPTGCDRFTARTVTGLSAEARSPIWLQRRLQKVGMRPISLAVDVTNYVMMELGQPLHAYDRGLVQGTIGVRRAEEGEKIVTLDGVERKLHAEDLVITDDRGPIGLAGVMGGANTEIADHDAAENGGDATSDVVIEAAHFDQVSIARTARRHKLSSEASRRFERGVDPQAAAAAAQRTVDLLVLLAGGTAEAGVTEISAPCAPHTISVPADHPDQVAGVTYGRETVVRRLQEVGCDVYGQDELIVTVPSWRPDLTDPNDLAEEVIRLEGYENLPSTLPRPSAGRGLTSRQRLHRRVGRALAGAGYVEALNYPFVSEQVFDQLGLDADDPARRVVKLVNPLSDEEPALRSTLLPGLLGALRRNDGRGSHDLALFETGLVFHPRDERRVAANLPVDRRPGDDDLAALNAALPDQPRHVAVVLTGAREQAGWWGKGRPADWADAVEAGRLVAREAGAELILRKGQYGPWHPGRCAELIVTVDGTERVVGHAGELHPRVLKALGLPARSCAMELDLDVVARAGNDTPQAPGISTFPVATQDVALVVDAYVPAADVEAALRDGAGELLESIRLFDVYDNAEQLGEGRKSLAYALRFRAGDRTLTVDEASAARDAAVALAGERVGAVLRS; encoded by the coding sequence ATGCGGGTCCCGCTTTCCTGGCTGCGGGAGTACGTCGACCTGCCGGCCACCGAGACCGGCCGCGACGTGCAGGCCAAGCTGATTTCGGCCGGTCTGGAGGTCGAGACCGTCGAGCACCTGGGCGCCGACCTCAAGGGCCCCCTCGTGGTGGGCCAGGTGCTGACCATCGAGGAGCTGGAGGGCTTCAAGAAGCCGATCCGCTTCTGCACCGTCGACGTCGGACAGGCCAACGGCACCGGTGAGCCGCAGGAGATCGTCTGCGGCGCCCGGAACTTCGCCGTCGGCGACAAGGTCGTCGTCGTCCTGCCCGGCGCCACCCTGCCCGGCGGCTTCTCGATCTCCGCCCGCAAGACCTACGGCAAGACGTCCCACGGCATGATCTGCTCCGGCGACGAGCTGGGCATGGGCGACGACGGCAGCCACGGCATCATCGTGCTGCCGCCGGAGACCGAGGTCGGCAGGGACGCCATCGAACTGCTCGAGCTGGTCGACGAGGTCCTGGACATCGCCGTCACCGCCAACCGCGGCGACTGCCTGTCCATCCGCGGCGTGGCCCGCGAGGCGGCCATCGCCTACGGCCTGCCGCTGCGCGACCCGGCCCTCATCGACGTGCCGGGCCCCAACGCCTACGGCTACCCCGTCAAGATCGCCGACCCCACCGGCTGCGACCGCTTCACCGCCCGCACGGTGACCGGCCTCAGCGCCGAGGCGCGCTCCCCGATCTGGCTCCAGCGGCGCCTCCAGAAGGTCGGCATGCGCCCGATCTCGCTGGCCGTCGACGTCACCAACTACGTGATGATGGAACTGGGCCAGCCGCTGCACGCCTACGACCGGGGCCTCGTCCAGGGCACCATCGGCGTGCGCCGGGCCGAGGAGGGCGAGAAGATCGTCACCCTCGACGGCGTCGAGCGGAAGCTGCACGCCGAGGACCTGGTCATCACCGACGACCGGGGCCCGATCGGTCTCGCCGGCGTCATGGGCGGCGCCAACACCGAGATCGCGGACCACGACGCCGCGGAGAACGGCGGCGACGCGACGAGTGACGTGGTCATCGAGGCCGCCCACTTCGACCAGGTGTCCATCGCCCGCACCGCCCGCCGGCACAAGCTGTCCTCCGAGGCCTCCCGCCGCTTCGAGCGCGGCGTGGACCCGCAGGCCGCCGCCGCTGCCGCGCAGCGCACCGTCGACCTGCTGGTGCTGCTCGCGGGCGGCACCGCCGAGGCCGGCGTCACGGAGATCAGCGCCCCCTGCGCACCGCACACCATCAGCGTCCCCGCCGACCACCCCGACCAGGTCGCCGGTGTCACGTACGGCCGCGAGACCGTCGTACGCCGCCTCCAGGAGGTCGGCTGCGACGTGTACGGGCAGGACGAACTGATCGTCACCGTCCCGTCCTGGCGGCCCGACCTGACCGACCCGAACGACCTGGCCGAAGAGGTCATCCGGCTGGAGGGATACGAGAACCTGCCCTCCACCCTGCCCAGGCCCTCCGCGGGCCGCGGCCTGACCTCCCGGCAGCGGCTGCACCGCCGGGTCGGCCGGGCGCTGGCCGGCGCGGGCTACGTCGAGGCGCTGAACTACCCGTTCGTCAGCGAGCAGGTCTTCGACCAGCTCGGGCTGGACGCCGACGACCCGGCCCGCCGCGTCGTCAAGCTGGTCAACCCGCTCAGCGACGAGGAGCCCGCGCTGCGGAGCACGCTGCTGCCGGGCCTGCTCGGCGCGCTGCGCCGCAACGACGGCCGGGGCTCGCACGACCTGGCGCTCTTCGAGACCGGCCTGGTCTTCCACCCCCGCGACGAGCGGCGGGTCGCCGCCAACCTGCCCGTCGACCGGAGGCCCGGCGACGACGACCTCGCCGCGCTGAACGCCGCGCTGCCCGACCAGCCGCGGCACGTCGCGGTCGTGCTGACCGGCGCGCGGGAACAGGCCGGCTGGTGGGGCAAGGGCCGTCCGGCCGACTGGGCCGACGCCGTCGAGGCGGGACGCCTGGTGGCCCGGGAGGCCGGCGCCGAGCTGATCCTCCGCAAGGGACAGTACGGGCCGTGGCACCCCGGGCGCTGCGCCGAGCTGATCGTCACGGTCGACGGCACGGAGCGGGTCGTCGGACACGCGGGTGAGCTGCACCCCCGGGTGCTCAAGGCGCTCGGTCTGCCCGCGCGGAGCTGCGCGATGGAGCTGGACCTCGACGTCGTGGCGCGGGCCGGGAACGACACCCCGCAGGCGCCGGGCATCTCCACGTTCCCGGTGGCGACGCAGGACGTCGCCCTGGTGGTCGACGCGTACGTGCCCGCGGCGGACGTCGAGGCGGCGCTGCGGGACGGGGCGGGTGAGCTGCTGGAGTCCATCCGGCTGTTCGACGTCTACGACAACGCGGAGCAGCTGGGTGAGGGGCGCAAGTCCCTCGCGTACGCGTTGCGCTTCCGCGCGGGGGACCGGACGCTCACCGTCGACGAGGCGTCGGCCGCGCGGGACGCGGCGGTGGCCCTCGCGGGCGAGCGGGTCGGAGCGGTGCTGCGCAGTTAG